A genomic window from Flavobacterium hankyongi includes:
- a CDS encoding MATE family efflux transporter — MKLSVYTREFKENIKLAYPIILGMLGHTLVSIVDNIMVGRLGPTELAAVSLANSFVFIGMSLGIGFSTAITPLIAEADGENSLVKGRSVFHHGLVLCTILGLVLFGVIYAAKPLIVLMGQPKEVVEMAKPFLDLVAFSLIPLVVFQGYKQFADGKSETKYAMWANLLCNVVHLFLNIVLIYGVWIFPKMGMLGAAVGTVISRVFMVVYMHFALISKDKFKPYFEGFSVKGIGKVMSMKIINLGLPSAMQMFFEVALFTGAIWLCGRIGTASQAANQIALTLATFTFMFVSGLSVAGMVRVGNQKGIGDFIKLRIVARSIFLLAIIVQGTFALLFVLLHTILPHFFLNEDVLQTAEVISIASNLILIAAVFQLSDGIQVVVLGALRGLQDVKIPMYITFVAYWIIGFPISIYLGLFTNLKAIGVWIGLLSGLTAAALFLYLRFNKLSKKLIIHNS; from the coding sequence ATGAAACTTTCTGTATATACCAGAGAATTTAAAGAAAACATAAAATTAGCTTACCCAATCATTTTAGGGATGTTAGGTCATACTTTAGTGAGTATTGTTGATAATATTATGGTGGGAAGGTTAGGTCCTACTGAGTTAGCTGCAGTTTCTTTAGCTAATAGTTTTGTGTTTATTGGTATGTCTTTAGGAATTGGTTTTTCTACAGCAATTACCCCTTTGATTGCAGAAGCAGATGGTGAAAATAGTTTGGTAAAAGGAAGGAGTGTTTTCCATCATGGATTGGTTTTATGTACAATTTTAGGATTGGTTTTGTTTGGAGTTATTTATGCTGCAAAACCTTTGATTGTTTTGATGGGACAACCAAAAGAGGTTGTTGAGATGGCTAAACCATTTCTTGATTTAGTGGCTTTTTCATTAATTCCGTTAGTCGTTTTTCAGGGATACAAACAATTTGCCGATGGTAAGAGTGAAACTAAGTATGCCATGTGGGCGAACTTACTTTGTAATGTGGTTCACTTATTTTTGAACATTGTTTTAATTTACGGAGTTTGGATTTTTCCAAAAATGGGTATGCTAGGAGCAGCAGTGGGAACTGTTATTTCTCGTGTATTTATGGTGGTATATATGCACTTTGCTTTAATATCTAAAGATAAATTCAAACCTTATTTTGAAGGTTTTAGTGTTAAAGGTATTGGTAAAGTAATGAGCATGAAAATTATAAATTTAGGTTTGCCTTCTGCTATGCAAATGTTTTTTGAAGTGGCGTTATTCACTGGAGCCATTTGGTTGTGTGGTCGAATAGGGACAGCAAGTCAGGCGGCAAATCAAATTGCACTGACATTAGCAACATTTACTTTTATGTTTGTTTCTGGATTAAGCGTTGCTGGGATGGTTAGAGTAGGAAATCAAAAGGGAATAGGAGATTTTATAAAGCTACGCATTGTAGCAAGATCTATATTTTTATTGGCAATAATTGTTCAAGGTACTTTTGCCTTACTGTTTGTATTGTTGCATACTATTTTGCCTCATTTTTTTTTGAATGAAGATGTTTTGCAAACTGCAGAAGTTATATCTATTGCATCTAATTTAATTTTGATTGCAGCAGTATTCCAATTATCTGATGGAATTCAAGTAGTCGTTTTAGGTGCTTTACGTGGCTTACAGGACGTGAAAATACCTATGTATATTACATTTGTTGCTTATTGGATAATTGGATTCCCTATTTCTATTTATTTAGGATTATTTACTAATTTAAAAGCAATTGGTGTTTGGATAGGCTTGCTTTCTGGTTTAACAGCAGCAGCATTATTTTTGTACCTTCGTTTTAATAAACTTTCAAAAAAATTAATAATACATAATTCATAA
- a CDS encoding DUF6929 family protein, producing MEKIQLLAFLTIQGIGAASGIVFHNNSLFIVSDNSGYLFEQKLDSSPLIKHTLVEDASVNIEKKRKPDFESITLKDNELHIFGSGSTINRNKKLIYNLNTKDVKELDFSSTYQGLKSKFKMSDDDLNIEGSLYINETLYLFQRGNGLTAKNGVFKISTDNHYEFFPISLPKIKHVESSFTDAVLIENKIYFLAAAEDTISTYEDGEVLGTIMGILNPETLEVEKHIQLTPTHKLEGLTLFEKQGKQLTFLLCEDNDTEDLNATIYKLVLNIKP from the coding sequence ATGGAAAAAATTCAACTACTTGCCTTTTTGACTATCCAAGGTATTGGAGCCGCTTCAGGAATAGTTTTTCACAATAACTCATTATTTATTGTTAGTGACAATTCGGGCTATTTATTTGAACAAAAACTGGACTCTTCTCCTCTAATTAAGCACACATTAGTAGAAGACGCTTCAGTTAATATTGAAAAAAAACGAAAACCCGATTTTGAATCCATTACATTAAAAGATAATGAATTACACATCTTTGGTTCTGGATCTACCATCAATAGAAATAAAAAACTTATTTATAACTTAAACACAAAAGATGTAAAAGAACTCGATTTTTCATCTACTTATCAGGGATTAAAATCTAAATTTAAAATGTCTGACGACGATTTAAACATTGAAGGATCTTTATATATTAATGAAACTTTATATCTCTTTCAAAGAGGAAACGGATTAACTGCTAAAAACGGAGTTTTTAAAATCAGTACCGACAATCACTATGAGTTTTTTCCAATTTCATTACCTAAAATAAAACATGTAGAAAGCAGTTTTACAGATGCTGTGTTAATCGAAAATAAAATTTATTTCTTAGCTGCCGCAGAAGATACGATTTCGACTTATGAAGATGGCGAAGTATTAGGAACTATCATGGGAATCCTGAATCCTGAAACACTTGAAGTAGAAAAACACATTCAATTAACACCTACACACAAATTAGAAGGTTTAACACTTTTTGAAAAACAAGGAAAGCAACTCACTTTTCTACTGTGTGAAGACAACGACACCGAAGATTTGAATGCTACCATATACAAGTTAGTTCTAAATATAAAACCTTAA
- a CDS encoding SRPBCC family protein, which produces MNSDSNRNIFSSRVLNYPVEIVYEAFANPEHLKNWWGPEGFTNTIHEFDLKPGGKWILTMHGPEKGNYENSSVFKTVEPHKLIAWTRVSQPYFDMEIGFKKISDSETEISFLMIFDTVEGCEKIRKFAEPKNEENFDRLEKEISRI; this is translated from the coding sequence ATGAATTCAGATTCTAATCGCAACATTTTTAGCTCGAGAGTTTTAAATTATCCAGTAGAGATTGTGTATGAAGCTTTCGCAAATCCGGAACATTTAAAAAATTGGTGGGGACCAGAAGGCTTTACAAATACAATACATGAATTTGATTTAAAACCAGGTGGAAAATGGATACTTACTATGCATGGCCCCGAAAAAGGTAATTATGAAAACTCATCCGTTTTTAAAACTGTAGAACCACATAAATTAATTGCCTGGACAAGGGTTTCTCAACCTTATTTTGACATGGAAATAGGTTTTAAAAAAATTAGTGATTCAGAAACTGAGATTTCATTCCTAATGATTTTTGATACCGTTGAAGGATGTGAAAAGATTAGAAAGTTTGCTGAACCAAAAAATGAAGAAAATTTTGACCGATTAGAAAAAGAAATTTCAAGAATATAA
- the meaB gene encoding methylmalonyl Co-A mutase-associated GTPase MeaB: MSLKKIHPSALKENDGIEQPETISSTSVQQIQKLRRTQPSADDLIASITKGDKTALSRAITLIESTNPEHIEKANKVIQGCLPYANKSVRIGITGVPGVGKSTFIEAFGKYLTSIGKKVAVLAVDPSSSISHGSILGDKTRMEELVKDENAYIRPSASGESLGGVARKTRESIVLCEACGFDTILIETVGVGQSETAVHSMVDFFLLLNLAGAGDELQGIKRGIMEMADLVVINKADGDNVTKAKLAKTEYNRALHLFPMKNSGWNPKVTTCSAIEKLGIDNVWETIQEYFSMTKANGYFDTKRANQNQYWLLETINDQLKNHFYNNPQIENLLELNKKAVQNNEISPFAAAQELLKRYFK, from the coding sequence GTGTCTTTAAAAAAAATACATCCTTCGGCCTTAAAAGAAAATGACGGTATCGAACAACCCGAAACCATTAGTTCAACTTCTGTACAACAAATTCAGAAACTAAGACGAACACAACCTTCTGCAGATGATTTAATTGCAAGTATTACAAAAGGAGACAAAACTGCTTTGAGTAGAGCTATAACCCTAATTGAAAGTACCAATCCAGAACATATTGAAAAAGCCAACAAAGTAATCCAAGGCTGTTTGCCTTATGCCAACAAATCGGTAAGAATTGGAATTACTGGTGTTCCTGGCGTAGGAAAATCGACTTTTATTGAGGCTTTTGGTAAATATCTAACTTCCATTGGAAAAAAAGTAGCCGTTTTAGCTGTTGATCCAAGTTCTTCAATAAGCCACGGCAGTATTTTGGGAGATAAAACAAGAATGGAAGAATTGGTAAAAGATGAAAACGCATACATTCGACCAAGTGCTTCTGGAGAAAGTTTGGGCGGAGTTGCTCGTAAAACACGAGAAAGTATTGTGCTTTGCGAGGCCTGCGGTTTTGATACCATTTTGATTGAGACAGTGGGTGTTGGTCAAAGTGAAACGGCTGTTCACAGTATGGTCGACTTCTTTTTACTGTTGAATTTAGCGGGTGCTGGCGATGAATTACAGGGAATTAAACGTGGTATCATGGAAATGGCAGATTTAGTTGTCATTAACAAAGCCGATGGAGATAATGTTACCAAAGCTAAACTTGCTAAAACAGAATACAACAGAGCTTTGCATTTGTTCCCAATGAAAAACTCTGGCTGGAATCCCAAAGTGACTACTTGTAGTGCAATAGAAAAATTGGGGATTGACAATGTATGGGAAACCATTCAGGAATATTTTTCCATGACCAAAGCGAATGGTTACTTTGATACTAAAAGAGCAAATCAAAATCAATATTGGTTATTGGAAACAATTAATGATCAATTAAAAAATCATTTCTACAACAATCCTCAAATTGAAAATTTACTTGAATTAAACAAAAAAGCCGTGCAAAATAATGAAATATCACCTTTTGCAGCGGCTCAAGAATTATTGAAAAGGTATTTTAAATAA
- a CDS encoding class I SAM-dependent methyltransferase, protein MDSSQYMSFENEEKHYRFHNNDANDIGYQNFVSPITNRVLNDFTFKDSGLDFGAGTGSPITKVLRDNVYQIAEYDPYFHNNHELLKTKYNYIASCEVVEHFHHPNKEFALLKNLLLKGGKLYIMTHLYDPEIDFPSWYYIKDHTHVFLYQKETMEWIVNKFGFTSVEIKNRLIVFSN, encoded by the coding sequence ATGGATTCTTCGCAGTACATGAGTTTTGAAAACGAAGAAAAACATTATCGCTTTCACAATAATGATGCAAATGACATAGGGTATCAAAACTTTGTATCTCCTATAACTAATAGAGTTCTAAATGATTTTACTTTCAAAGATTCTGGATTGGATTTTGGGGCTGGAACTGGTTCTCCCATTACCAAAGTGCTTCGGGACAACGTTTATCAAATTGCTGAATACGATCCATACTTCCACAATAACCACGAATTATTAAAAACCAAATACAATTACATTGCCAGTTGTGAAGTAGTAGAGCACTTTCATCATCCAAATAAAGAATTTGCCTTACTAAAGAATCTTTTATTAAAAGGAGGCAAATTATACATCATGACGCATTTGTACGATCCTGAAATTGATTTTCCTTCATGGTATTATATAAAAGATCACACACATGTCTTCTTATACCAAAAAGAAACAATGGAATGGATTGTCAATAAATTTGGTTTTACTTCCGTTGAAATAAAAAACCGCTTAATTGTATTTTCAAATTAG
- a CDS encoding AEC family transporter, which translates to MDNIILIFVCMILGFVLKRNTVFPPLSYKTLNQFVIYISLPAIALYYIPKLEISSKLLFPLGIAWLGFALSYLFFTAFSKMFGWSKKLTGCLIIVAGLGNTSFVGFPVIEALYGKKALETAVIVDQPGSFVVVSTLALLVATMYSRSTTSSGEIFKKILFFPPFIAFVISCFLNVFKLDFPTELQSVFQRLGSTVTPIALVSVGMQLEFDSKSKHWKFLTLGLLFKLFITPAFFYLLYVVILKGNGLEVQVSLLESAMAPMITGAIVASNYGLKPKLANMMIGFGIPLSFLTLIFWYFVLKFI; encoded by the coding sequence ATGGATAACATTATACTTATTTTTGTTTGTATGATTTTGGGATTTGTGCTCAAAAGAAATACTGTATTTCCTCCATTAAGTTATAAAACACTCAATCAGTTTGTAATTTATATATCACTTCCTGCAATTGCTTTATATTATATTCCAAAACTAGAAATTAGTTCTAAGTTATTATTTCCTTTAGGGATAGCTTGGTTAGGTTTTGCGCTTTCCTATTTGTTCTTCACAGCTTTTTCCAAAATGTTTGGTTGGTCCAAAAAACTTACGGGATGTTTAATAATTGTTGCTGGTCTTGGGAATACTTCGTTCGTTGGCTTTCCGGTTATAGAAGCACTTTATGGTAAGAAAGCTCTTGAGACAGCTGTAATTGTAGATCAACCAGGCTCTTTTGTGGTAGTTTCAACATTAGCATTGTTGGTGGCAACAATGTATTCTAGAAGCACAACGAGTTCTGGTGAAATTTTTAAAAAAATATTGTTTTTTCCACCTTTTATAGCTTTTGTAATTTCTTGCTTTTTAAACGTTTTTAAACTCGATTTTCCAACCGAATTGCAATCTGTTTTTCAACGATTAGGAAGCACAGTTACACCAATTGCCCTTGTTTCGGTAGGTATGCAATTAGAATTCGATAGTAAAAGCAAACATTGGAAATTCCTCACCTTAGGCCTACTGTTCAAGTTATTTATAACTCCTGCCTTCTTTTACCTGTTGTATGTGGTAATCCTCAAAGGGAATGGTTTAGAAGTACAAGTTTCTTTATTGGAATCAGCTATGGCGCCTATGATTACGGGAGCTATTGTTGCTTCAAATTATGGACTCAAACCTAAATTAGCTAACATGATGATCGGTTTCGGGATTCCTCTTTCGTTTCTTACACTGATTTTTTGGTATTTTGTACTGAAATTTATTTAG
- a CDS encoding TetR/AcrR family transcriptional regulator, giving the protein MSKADRTKQFIIEKTASIFNTKGYAGTSINDLIEATGLTKGSIYGNFENKDEVALAAFDYNFERLINYIRGIMDTRNSSIEKMLVYPETYRNFLTNSILISGCPITNTSTEADDTHPLLRARVENAYVFWEETLMNHINNGIENGEINAGINKKEFVSVFMSILQGGILQAKATRKMASLNSSMNFLERYILSIKM; this is encoded by the coding sequence ATGTCAAAAGCAGATCGTACAAAGCAATTTATCATAGAAAAAACGGCAAGTATTTTTAATACTAAAGGATATGCAGGGACATCTATTAATGATTTGATTGAAGCTACAGGACTAACAAAAGGAAGTATTTACGGAAATTTTGAGAATAAAGACGAAGTTGCACTAGCTGCTTTCGATTATAATTTTGAGAGATTGATTAATTACATCAGAGGTATTATGGATACAAGAAATTCATCTATTGAAAAGATGTTGGTTTATCCAGAAACCTATCGTAATTTTTTAACTAATTCAATTTTAATTTCTGGATGTCCAATTACTAATACATCAACAGAGGCTGATGATACGCATCCTTTGTTGAGAGCAAGAGTTGAAAATGCCTATGTTTTTTGGGAAGAAACATTAATGAATCATATCAATAATGGAATTGAAAATGGTGAAATTAATGCGGGAATTAATAAAAAAGAATTCGTATCTGTTTTTATGTCGATACTTCAAGGTGGAATTTTACAAGCTAAAGCAACAAGGAAAATGGCTTCTCTTAATTCTTCAATGAATTTTCTTGAACGTTACATACTATCTATAAAAATGTAA
- a CDS encoding NAD(P)-dependent oxidoreductase: MKVAIIGATGFVGSAILNEISNRNHEITAIARNIKSDSKANWRQADIFNTDELASVLKGNDVVINSYNPGWSNPNIYNDFLSGSKSIQEAVKKSGVKRFITIGGAGSLFVAPNIQAVDTPDFPKEFHAGASAARDYLNIIKEEKDLDWAFFSPAFEMHAGITTGRTGNYRLGLENPVFDENNRSILSVEDLAVVIADETENPKHHQVRFTAAY; the protein is encoded by the coding sequence ATGAAAGTAGCAATTATTGGAGCCACAGGTTTTGTTGGTTCAGCAATTTTAAATGAGATTTCAAATAGAAATCATGAAATCACAGCCATTGCACGAAATATCAAATCAGATAGTAAAGCAAATTGGAGACAAGCCGACATTTTTAATACAGACGAATTAGCAAGTGTGTTAAAAGGAAACGATGTTGTTATCAATTCCTACAATCCGGGATGGTCAAATCCTAATATTTATAATGACTTTCTTTCGGGATCTAAATCGATTCAAGAAGCCGTTAAAAAATCTGGAGTGAAAAGATTTATTACAATTGGTGGCGCTGGAAGCCTATTTGTAGCACCAAACATACAAGCTGTAGATACACCAGATTTCCCAAAAGAATTTCACGCAGGAGCTTCGGCAGCTAGAGATTATCTAAACATTATTAAAGAAGAAAAAGATTTAGATTGGGCCTTTTTTAGTCCTGCTTTCGAAATGCACGCAGGAATAACAACCGGAAGAACAGGAAATTATCGATTAGGTTTAGAAAATCCAGTTTTTGACGAAAACAACAGAAGTATTCTATCTGTCGAAGATTTAGCAGTTGTAATTGCAGATGAAACCGAAAATCCAAAACATCATCAAGTACGCTTTACCGCAGCATACTAA
- a CDS encoding FAD-binding oxidoreductase, which produces MQFTPEIINKLELIVGSSFVFTDEETRKHYGHDETEDYNFPPGVVVKPASTEEVSKIMKLANDYYLAVVPIGGRTGLSGGALSLLQGIGMSMERMNKILDIDEQNLQVTVEPGVITQILRDTVAQKELFYPVDPSSMGSCFIGGNIAENAGGARAVKYGVTKDYVLNLEVVLPNGEIIWTGANTLKNSTGYNLTQLMVGSEGTLGVVTKAVLKLLPKNAHNVLMLVPFYKAEQACEAVSAIFRAGVVPSALEFMERDAIDWSLQYVEGISVNVKPEHQAHLLIEVDGNYPEILMLEAEKIMEVVEKFEIDEILFADSEDQKNALWKMRRGVAEAVKANSIYKEEDTVVPRYELPKLLKGIKDIGNKYGFKSVCYGHAGDGNLHVNIVKGDMADDNWKKEVPKGIREIFELTVSLKGTLSGEHGIGFVQKNYMDIAFSKSHLELMEQIKYIFDPNNIMNPGKILPDRN; this is translated from the coding sequence ATGCAATTCACACCCGAAATAATAAATAAACTTGAATTAATTGTTGGTTCTTCTTTTGTTTTTACCGATGAAGAAACACGTAAACACTATGGTCATGATGAAACTGAAGATTATAACTTTCCACCAGGAGTAGTTGTAAAACCAGCTTCTACTGAAGAGGTTTCAAAAATTATGAAATTGGCTAATGACTATTATTTGGCTGTAGTTCCTATTGGTGGGAGAACAGGATTAAGTGGTGGAGCATTGAGCCTTTTACAAGGTATTGGTATGTCAATGGAGCGCATGAACAAAATTCTGGATATTGATGAACAAAATCTTCAAGTTACTGTTGAGCCTGGAGTTATTACTCAAATTTTGCGTGATACTGTTGCTCAAAAAGAGTTGTTTTATCCAGTAGATCCTAGCAGTATGGGCAGTTGTTTTATTGGAGGTAATATTGCAGAAAATGCTGGTGGAGCGAGAGCTGTTAAATATGGCGTTACCAAGGATTATGTGCTAAATCTTGAAGTAGTTTTGCCTAACGGAGAGATTATTTGGACAGGTGCCAATACCTTAAAAAATTCTACAGGTTATAATTTAACACAGTTAATGGTGGGTAGCGAAGGAACGTTGGGAGTAGTGACAAAAGCTGTTTTAAAACTTTTACCAAAAAATGCTCATAATGTTTTAATGCTGGTTCCTTTTTATAAAGCAGAACAAGCTTGTGAAGCCGTTTCGGCAATTTTCAGAGCAGGAGTTGTTCCAAGTGCGTTAGAGTTCATGGAAAGAGATGCAATCGATTGGAGTTTGCAATATGTTGAAGGAATTTCTGTAAATGTAAAACCAGAACATCAGGCACATTTATTAATTGAAGTTGATGGTAATTATCCTGAAATTTTAATGCTTGAAGCAGAAAAAATTATGGAAGTCGTAGAAAAGTTTGAAATTGACGAAATCCTTTTTGCAGACAGTGAAGATCAAAAAAATGCTTTATGGAAAATGCGTCGTGGTGTTGCAGAGGCTGTAAAAGCAAATTCAATATATAAGGAAGAAGATACGGTTGTTCCAAGATATGAATTGCCTAAGTTATTAAAAGGAATTAAAGACATTGGCAATAAATACGGATTCAAATCGGTTTGTTATGGTCACGCTGGAGATGGAAATCTACACGTAAATATTGTAAAAGGAGATATGGCCGATGATAATTGGAAAAAAGAAGTACCTAAAGGAATTCGTGAAATTTTTGAATTGACGGTTTCTTTAAAAGGAACACTTTCGGGAGAGCACGGCATTGGTTTTGTTCAAAAAAATTATATGGATATTGCTTTTTCAAAGTCACATTTAGAATTAATGGAACAAATCAAATACATTTTCGATCCAAACAATATTATGAATCCAGGGAAAATTTTGCCGGATAGGAACTAA
- a CDS encoding response regulator transcription factor, whose amino-acid sequence MEKYSVAIIEDHTLLSQAIAEVINKFELFHVAFLCKNGAELVEKLKTHPAPKIILMDVNMPIMNGIETTIWLSENHPEIYVLALTVEEDEGTILKMIRAGAKGYLLKDVDKKTLEFALKKTIETGFYHSNIVVDVLVNSVTGKSNTKEALKDTEIEFLKLLCTEMTYKEIANKMHLSPKTIDGYRDNLFVKLDVKNRIGLVIYAIKNKIFTC is encoded by the coding sequence ATGGAAAAATATTCTGTTGCGATAATTGAAGATCATACATTACTGTCTCAAGCTATTGCTGAAGTAATAAACAAATTTGAACTTTTTCACGTTGCCTTTTTATGTAAAAACGGAGCCGAATTAGTTGAAAAACTTAAAACACATCCTGCGCCCAAAATAATTTTGATGGATGTAAATATGCCAATAATGAACGGTATTGAAACAACCATATGGCTATCTGAAAACCATCCAGAGATTTATGTTTTAGCCTTGACGGTTGAAGAAGACGAAGGAACAATTCTAAAAATGATTCGTGCAGGTGCAAAAGGATATTTACTGAAAGATGTAGATAAAAAAACTTTAGAATTTGCGCTTAAAAAAACCATAGAAACTGGTTTTTATCATTCAAATATTGTTGTAGATGTATTAGTAAATTCTGTTACTGGTAAATCCAATACAAAAGAAGCTTTAAAAGATACTGAAATAGAATTTTTAAAACTTCTTTGTACTGAAATGACTTATAAAGAAATTGCCAATAAAATGCACCTAAGTCCTAAAACTATTGATGGCTATCGTGACAATTTATTCGTTAAACTAGACGTTAAAAACAGAATAGGACTTGTAATTTATGCTATAAAAAACAAGATTTTTACCTGTTAG
- a CDS encoding Rrf2 family transcriptional regulator has product MITGKFAITTHILTLLAKFPTEFMASDYIAGSLNIHPVLVRKEIANLKKNKLVESKEGKNGGVKLSISPSKITLEDVFKITFDKATLGFSKNEPNPECPIGKKINHNLEDLYTNLNQTVSQQLQKVTLAEFVEKF; this is encoded by the coding sequence ATGATAACCGGTAAGTTTGCCATTACAACTCATATTTTAACTCTTTTAGCCAAATTCCCCACAGAATTTATGGCTTCAGATTATATTGCTGGCAGCTTAAATATTCATCCTGTTTTGGTTAGAAAAGAAATAGCAAACCTAAAAAAAAATAAATTGGTGGAAAGTAAAGAAGGTAAAAATGGTGGTGTCAAGCTATCTATTTCTCCTTCTAAAATTACATTAGAAGATGTTTTTAAAATTACTTTTGACAAAGCAACTTTAGGTTTTTCTAAAAACGAGCCCAATCCTGAATGTCCAATTGGAAAAAAAATAAATCACAATCTGGAAGATCTATACACTAATCTTAATCAAACTGTTAGTCAGCAATTACAAAAAGTCACATTGGCTGAATTTGTTGAAAAATTTTAA
- a CDS encoding sensor histidine kinase, which translates to MEQTGNEGVIFATLGLAGLCFVIILLFLIFQKKKNILITRQVETQKHFEKELVESQIEIREQTLRNISWELHDNIGQLITLAKIQLQKIKDPETNELNENLTNILNEVRSLSKVTNPDYVSKISLEEALTLEINRFNRLNYIKSTLTTEGEQFTINPKSETIIFRILQEFFSNTIKHSKASTLAVSINYEADEEKKEVTIVAKDNGKGFDINETNERGIGLINMKKRGHLIGAEVNIESELNIGTSLSIIYQQK; encoded by the coding sequence ATGGAGCAAACCGGAAACGAAGGAGTAATATTTGCAACACTAGGCTTAGCAGGCTTATGTTTTGTAATTATACTATTGTTTCTAATTTTTCAAAAAAAGAAAAACATCCTAATTACAAGACAAGTAGAAACGCAAAAACATTTTGAAAAAGAACTTGTAGAATCACAAATAGAGATTAGAGAACAAACATTACGTAATATTAGCTGGGAACTTCATGATAACATTGGTCAACTAATTACTCTGGCTAAAATTCAATTACAGAAAATAAAAGACCCTGAAACTAATGAACTAAATGAAAACTTAACTAATATTCTAAACGAAGTAAGAAGTCTATCTAAAGTAACAAATCCAGATTATGTGAGTAAAATAAGTCTTGAAGAAGCATTAACATTAGAGATTAATCGTTTTAATAGGCTCAATTACATTAAATCTACTCTAACAACCGAGGGAGAACAATTTACTATTAATCCAAAATCCGAAACCATAATTTTCAGAATACTCCAAGAATTTTTTTCGAATACTATTAAGCATTCTAAAGCTTCTACACTTGCAGTAAGCATAAACTATGAAGCAGATGAAGAAAAGAAGGAAGTAACTATTGTAGCAAAAGATAACGGCAAAGGATTTGACATTAACGAAACTAACGAAAGAGGAATTGGATTAATTAATATGAAAAAGAGAGGACATTTAATTGGTGCTGAAGTCAATATAGAATCAGAATTAAATATAGGAACAAGTCTTTCAATCATTTATCAACAAAAATAA
- a CDS encoding PPK2 family polyphosphate kinase — protein MTAFNSQDFKITKPFKLSDFPTEIETSLKDKEKEKMLDEVQKPLSEWQDVMYAHNRYGVLICLQGMDTSGKDSLIREVFKEFNPRGVVVHSFKTPNSTELEHDYLWRHYLALPEKGKFSVFNRTHYENVLVTRVHPEYILNENLPGIEKVEDIKPEFWENRFEQINNFEKHITQNGTIVLKFFFYMSKEEQRKRLFRRLEEEEHHWKFSPGDLKERERWDDYMKYYEEAINKTSKPNAPWYIIPSDDKEMARYMVGRIIWEEMQKYTDVKEPPLDEKIKANFAEYKKQLDE, from the coding sequence ATGACAGCTTTTAACTCTCAAGACTTTAAAATCACTAAGCCTTTTAAGTTATCTGATTTCCCGACTGAAATAGAAACTTCATTAAAAGATAAAGAGAAAGAAAAAATGCTTGATGAGGTACAAAAGCCTTTGAGCGAGTGGCAGGATGTAATGTATGCTCATAACCGTTATGGTGTTTTAATTTGTTTGCAGGGAATGGATACTTCAGGAAAAGATAGTTTGATTCGTGAGGTTTTTAAAGAGTTTAATCCGCGTGGGGTAGTGGTACATAGCTTTAAAACGCCCAATTCAACCGAATTAGAGCACGATTATTTGTGGCGTCATTATTTGGCTTTGCCAGAAAAAGGAAAGTTTTCTGTTTTCAACAGAACACATTATGAAAATGTGTTGGTAACTCGTGTGCATCCTGAATATATTTTAAATGAAAATCTTCCAGGAATTGAAAAAGTTGAAGATATAAAACCTGAGTTTTGGGAGAATCGTTTTGAGCAAATCAATAATTTCGAAAAGCACATAACTCAAAATGGAACTATAGTGCTGAAATTCTTTTTTTATATGAGTAAAGAAGAGCAACGTAAGCGTTTGTTTCGTCGATTAGAAGAAGAGGAACATCATTGGAAGTTTTCTCCTGGAGATTTAAAGGAGCGTGAGCGTTGGGATGATTATATGAAATATTATGAAGAAGCTATTAATAAAACTTCTAAACCAAACGCACCATGGTATATTATCCCCTCGGACGATAAAGAAATGGCGCGTTATATGGTTGGAAGGATTATTTGGGAAGAAATGCAGAAATATACCGATGTTAAAGAACCTCCTCTTGATGAAAAGATTAAAGCAAACTTCGCCGAGTATAAAAAGCAATTAGATGAATAA